GCGGTGTGCACCTTCGGCGACGGGGCCACCAGCGAGGGGGACTGGTACGCCGGCATCAACTTCGCCGCCACACAAGGGGCGCCCGCCGTCTTCATCGCCGAGAACAACTTCTACGCCATCAGCGTGGACTATTCCCGCCAGACCCATAGCCCCACCCTAGCGGAGAAGGCCCACGCCTTTGGCATCCCAGGCTACCTGGTGGACGGGATGGACGTCCTGGCCAGCTACTACGTGGTGAAGGAGGCGGTGGAACGGGCCCGCCTGGGGGGAGGCCCAAGCCTCATAGAGCTTCGGGTTTACCGCTACGGCCCCCACTCCTCCGCCGACGACGATAGCCGCTACCGCCCCAAGGAGGAGGTGGAGGCCTGGCGGAAGCGGGACCCCATCCTTCGGTTCCAGCGCTTCCTCGAGGCCCAGGGCCTCTGGAGCCCGGAATGGGAGGAGGCCCTGAGGGAGGAGATCCGGGCCGAACTGGAACGGGGGCTCAAGGAGGCGGAAGAAGCGGGCCCCGTGCCCCCGGGGTGGATGCTCGAGGACGTCTTCGCGGAAAAGCCCTGGCACCTAAAGCGCCAGGAGGCCCTTCTCCAGGAGGAGCTCTAAGGAGGTGGCCATGGCCCTCATGACCATGGTGCAGGCCCTCAACCGGGCCCTGGACGAGGAGATGGCCCAGGACCCCCGGGTGGTGGTCCTGGGGGAGGATGTGGGCAAGCGGGGTGGGGTCTTCTTGGTGACGGAGGGGCTTTTGCAGAAGTACGGCCCCGACCGGGTCATGGACACCCCCCTCTCCGAGGCGGCCATCGTGGGGGCGGCCTTGGGCATGGCCGCCCACGGCCTTAGGCCCGTGGCGGAGATCCAGTTCGCCGATTACATCTTCCCCGGGTTTGACCAGCTGGTAAGCCAAGTGGCCAAGCTCCGTTACCGCTCCGGGGGGCAGTTCACCGCCCCCCTGGTCATCCGCATGCCCTCGGGGGGCGGGGTGAAGGGGGGGCACCACCACTCGCAAAGCCCCGAGGCCCACTTTGTCCACACCGCTGGGCTCAAGGTGGTGGCGGTGTCCACCCCTTACGACGCCAAGGGCCTCCTGAAGGCGGCCATCCGCGACGAGGACCCCGTGGTCTTCCTGGAGCCTAAGCGCCTCTACCGCTCGGTGAAGGAGGAGGTGCCGGAGGAGGAGTACCTCCTGCCCTTGGGCAAAGCCGCCCTGCGGCGGGAGGGGAAGGACCTCACCTTAATCGGCTACGGCACGGTGATGCCCGAGGTGCTCCAGGCCGCCGAGGAGCTTTCCAAGGCCGGGGTTTCCGCCGAGGTGCTGGACCTAAGAAGCCTCATGCCCTGGGACTACGAGGCGGTGATGAACTCTGTGGCCAAGACGGGACGGGTGGTCCTGGTTTCCGACGCCCCCAGGCACGCCAGCTTCGTGAGCGAGGTGGCCGCCACCATCGCCGAGGACATCCTGGACCTGCTCCTCGCTCCCCCCATCCGGGTCACGGGGTTTGACACCCCCTACCCCTACGCCCAGGACAAGCTTTACCTGCCCACCGTCACCCGCATCCTCAACGCCGCCAAGCGGGCGCTAGACTACTGAAGGAGACCTATGCCCAAAGAGATCCTCATGCCCGAGCTCGCCGAAAGCGTGGTGGAAGGCGAGATCCTCAAGTGGTTGGTAGAAGAAGGGGACTACCTCAAGAAGGACCAGCCCTTCGTGGAGGTGATGACGGACAAGGTCACGGTAGAGCTCCCTTCCCCTTACGAGGGCGTCCTCCTGAAGAAGCTGGCCAAGGAGGGGGAGGTGGTGAAGGTCCACGCCCCCATCGCCCTCATCGCCGAACCCCACGAGGCGGCGGCCCCGGTGCAGGCGGTGGAGGAGCGCTCCATCGTGGAGCCGGGCCTTCCAACCAAAGAGGAGAAGGAAGACCTCTCCCTCTTCAAGCCCGACCCCACGCAGGTGGCGGTGAAAAACCCCTTCCTGAACCAGACCCAGCCCCAGGAGGAGACCAGGCCCCAAGGCCGGGTCCTGGCGGTGCCCGCCGCCCGCAAGCTGGCCCGGGAACTGGGCATCCCCCTCGAGGAGGTGCCCGGCTCGGGACCCTTAGGCCGGGTACGGGTGGAAGACGTGCGGGCCTATGCGGCCAAGCGGGCGGCTCCCCCCGCACCTCCCCAGGAAGCCCCCTCCCCCACCCCCTTCCCCCCACCCCCCCGCTACACCCCCCCCAAGGGCTACGAGCCCCTGGAGGAGCGCGTGCCCCTCAGGGGCGTGCGCCGGGCCATCGCCCAGGGGCTTTGGCAAAGCCATCTCTATACCGTGCGCACCCTCAACGTGGACGAGGCGGATCTCACGGAGCTGGTGGCCTTAAGGGAGCGCCTTAAACCCCAGGCGGAGGCCCAAGGGGTCAAGCTCACCTACCTGCCCTTCATCGTCAAGGCAGCGGTAAGGGCCCTAAAAAAGTACCCCATGCTCAACGCCAGCCTGGACGAGGAAAGGCAGGAAATCGTCTACAAGCGGTACTACCACATCGGCCTGGCGGTGGCCACGGAGCGGGGCCTGGTGGTGCCCGTGGTGCGGGACGCCGACCGCAAGAGCGTCCTGGAGCTGGCCCAAATCATCGCCGAGCTTTCCGCCAAGGCCCGGGAAGGGCGCCTCAGCCCCGAGGAGGTTTCGGGCTCCACCTTCACCATCACCAACATCGGCTCCGTGGGGGCCACCTTGAGCTTCCCCATCATCAACCTGCCGGACGCCGCCATCCTGGGGGTCCACTCCATCCGCAAGCGGCCTTGGGTTATGCCGGATGGCTCTATCCAGGCGCGGGACATCATGTTCCTCTCCCTCTCCTTCGATCACCGCCTGGTGGACGGGGCCGAGGCGGCCCTCTTTACCCGGGAAGTGATCCGGCTTTTGGAGAACCCCGACCTTTTGCTTCTGGAAATGTAGGATAGCGCCATGGACGCTTACGACCTCATCGTCATCGGCACCGGCCCCGGCGGCTACCACGCCGCCATACGGGGAGCGCAGCTCGGCCTGAAGGTCCTGGCGGTGGAGGCCGCCGAGGTGGGAGGGGTGTGCCTCAACGTGGGCTGCATCCCCACCAAGGCCCTCCTGCACGCCGCCGAAACCCTGCACCACCTAAAGGTGGGGGAGGGCTTCGGCCTAAAGGCGACCCCGGAGCTGGACCTGGGAAAGCTCGGGTCCTGGCGGGAGAGCGTGGTGAAGAAGCTCACCGGGGGGGTGGCCGCCCTCCTCAAGGGGAACAAGGTGGAGCTGGTGCGCGGCTTCGCCCGCTTCGCCGGGCCCAAGGAAATAGAGGTGAACGGAAGGCGCTATGGCGCCAAAAGCCTCATCCTGGCCACGGGGAGCGAGCCCGCAAGCCTCCCTGGCTTCCCCTTTGGGGAGGACGTCTGGGACTCCACCCGGGCCCTGCGGGTGGAGGAGGGGATCCCTGGGCGCCTCCTCGTGATCGGGGGCGGGGCGGTGGGGCTGGAGTTGGGCCAGATCTACCACCGTTTAGGGGCCCAGGTGACCCTCATCGAGTACATGCCGGAGATCCTCCCCGCGGGCGACCCGGAAACCGCCGCCCTCCTCCGCCGGGCCCTGGAGAAGGAGGGCCTGCAGGTGCGCACGGGCACCAAGGCCGTGGGGTATGAAAAGAAGAAGGACGGCCTCCACGTGCGCCTCGAGGCCGCCCAAGGGGGCGGGGGGGAAGAGATCGTGGTGGATAAGATCCTGGTGGCCGTGGGCCGCAAGCCCCGCACCGAGGGCCTAAACCTGGAAAAGGCAGGGGTGGCGCTAGACGCCAAGGGCTTCGTCAAGGTGAACGCCCGGATGGAAACCACCGCTCCCGGGGTCTACGCCATCGGGGACGTGGCCCGGCCCCCCCTCCTCGCCCACAAGGCCATGAAGGAGGGGCTGGTGGCCGCAGAGAACGCCGCCGGCAAGGACGCCGCTTTCGATTATCAAATCCCCAGCGTGGTCTACACCTCCCCCGAGTGGGCGGGGGTGGGCCTCACGGAGGAGGAGGCCAGGCGGGCGGGCTACCGGGTGAGGGTGGGGAAGTTCCCCTTTGCCGCCAGCGGCCGGGCCCTCACCCTGGGGGCCACGGAGGGGCTCATCAAGGTGGTGGGGGACGAGGAAACGGACCTCCTCCTGGGCGTCTTCATCGTGGGCCCCCAAGCGGGGGAGCTCATCGCCGAGGCCACCTTGGCCCTGGAGATGGCGGCCACGGTGTCCGACCTGGCCCTCACCGTCCACGCCCACCCCACGCTTTCCGAAGGGCTCATGGAGGCGGCGGAGGCCTTCCACAAACAGGCCATCCACATCCTGAACCGCTAGCCTTAGCGGATCTCCACCCCGGCCCAGCGCTCCAGGAGCTTTAGGGCCTCCACGTGGTCCGCTTCGGGGGAGAGCTCCCGCTGGGCCATCTCGTAGACCTCCCGGGTGAGGCGGAGGAGGGGGCTTGGGTCCTTGGCCCCCTCCAGCACCCCCATGGCGATGCCCAGGTCCTTCACCAAAAGCCCTAGGGCGAAGGTCTTGGGGAAGGCCCGGGTGAGGACCCTCTGTGGGATGAGGTTTTCCGTGGCGTTGGAGCGGCCGCTGGAAGCGTTGATCACCTCCAGGGCCTTTTCCGCAGAAACCCCCTGCCGCACCAAGGCCACAAGCCCCTCCCCCGCCGCCCAGAGGTTCACCGCCAAAAGGGCGTTGTTGATGGCCTTCACCGCATGTCCTGCCCCCACGGGCCCCACGTGGACCACCTTTCCGGCGTAGGCCAAGAAGGGCCTCACCTGCTCCACCGCCTCCTTTGGACCCCCCATCATCACCGTGAGGGTGCCCCGCTCCGCCCCCACCGTGCCCCCAGAGACGGGGGCGTCCAGGTAGGTGACCCCCTTTTCCTCTAGCCGCTCCGCCAGGCGCCGGCTCCCCTCGGGCTCGCCGCTGGTGGCGTCCACCCAGTAGGTGCCGGGCCTGAGGTGGGGCAAGAGGGCCTCCGCCACCTCCGCCACCTCCTTGGTGGTGGGCAGGCAGGTGAAGATCACCCGCGCCTCCGCCACCCGTTCCAGGGGCACGGCCTCCGAGCCGAACTCCTCCTGGTGCCTCGAGGCCTTGGCGAAGGTTCGGTTCCAGACCAAGGTGGGAAAGCGCTTGGCCAGATGCCCCGCCATGGGATACCCCATGGCCCCAAGCCCGAGGAAGGCCACCTTCTCCATGCCCCTTTTTTACCAGAGCTTGAGGAGCTTGGCGAGGCCCCGGAGAAAAAGGAGGAAAAGCAGGCTAAAGACCATGGCCACGCCCAGGAAGACGAAAAACCCCACGCCAAAACTCCCCCCAAGGACCATCTGCCGCAGCCATAGCCCGCTGGGGAAGGCGAGGAGCCAGGTGAGGAGGAGGTTCCGCCAACTGGGCCTCCGGTAGGTGCCGAGGAAGGGGGAAAGGAGAAGCCAGACGAAAAGCACCGGGAGGACGTTGCGGGCAAGGCCCCCTAGGGTCACCGCCTGGCCGTGGGAAAGAAGCCCCAAGGCGGCGAAGAGGAGGAGGGCCAAGAGATCCAGGAGGAAGAGGTAGGGGGAAGGCCTTCCCATGGCGGGATTTTATCGGGAGGTGGCCTCCAAAAACACCCGGTCCGCCCGGTAGGAGCTCCGCACCAAGGGCCCGGAGAAGACCTCCTTAAAGCCGAGCTCGTACCCCCAGGCCTCGTACTTCTTGAAGTCCTCCGGGGGCACGTAGCGCTCCACGGGCAGGTGGGCCGGGGTGGGCCGCAGGTACTGGCCCAGGGTGAGGATATCCACCCCCGCCGCCCGGAGGTCCCGCATGGCCTGAAGGAGCTCCTCTTCCGTTTCCCCAAGGCCCAGCATGAGGCTGGACTTGGTGAGGACCTGGGACCTGTACCGCTTGGCGTGGGCCAGCACCTTCAGGGTCTGTTCGTACCCCGCCCGGGGGTCCCGCACCTTGGGGGTGAGGCGGCGCACCGTTTCCAGGTTCTGGGCGTAGACCTCGGGCCCCGCATCCAAGACCGCCTCCACCGCCTTAAGATCCCCTTGGAAATCGGGGGTGAGGGCCTCCACCAAGACCCCGGGGGCCATCTCCTTGATGGCCCGGATGGTGGCGGCGAAGTGGGAAGCCCCGCCGTCGGGCAGGTCGTCCCGGTCCACGCTGGTGAGGACCACGTAGCGGATGCCAAGCCGGGCGATGGCCTCCGCCACCCGCCGGGGCTCCTCCAGGTCCACCAACCCCTTGGGGTTTCCCGTGTGGACAGCGCAGAACTTGCAAGCCCGTGTGCAGATATCCCCCAGGATCATTACCGTGAGGGTGCCGTGGGTCCAACACTCCCCCACGTTGGGACACAGGGCCTCCTGGCAGACGGTGTGGAGGCGGAGCTCTTCCACCGTGCGCTTTAACGCCTGGTACTTGGCCCCCGTGGGCAAGGTGGCCCTGAGCCAAGCGGGCTTGTTCCGGTCCACGGGCTCGGGACGGGCTTGGGCCAGGCCCCGCTTCACCACCTTGAGCTCCACCACCTCCCCCGAGGGGGCCAAAAGTTCCACCACCTCAAACTTGGGCTTCATGGCTCGCTTTCCTCTCCCACCTGGGCACCAGGCCGAACACCTCGGCGAAAGCCTCCACCACCTTGGCCTTGGCCTCCTCCATGGGCACCTTCCGCCGCAAAAGCCGTTCCAAGGAGGTGACCCCCTTCCCCTTGAGGCCGCAGGGGACGATAACGCTAAAGTCGTTGAGGTCGGTGGAGACGTTCAAGGCGAAGCCGTGGAAGCTCACCCCCTCCTTCACCGCCACCCCGATGGCGCAAAGCTTGTCCTCCCCCACCCAGACCCCGGCGTACCCGGGGGTGGGGTAGGCGGCGATGCCGTAGGCCGCCGCCACCTTGACGATGGCCTCCTCTATCTGCCGCAGGAAGCGGCGCACCTCCCGCCCCACGGGGAAGATGGGGTAGCCCACCAGCTGCCCCGGGCCGTGGTAGGTCACGTCCCCGCCCCGCTCCACCCAGTAGAGGGCGAAGCCGTTTTCCCGGTACCAGCTCTCGGGGAAGAGGAGGTTCTCCCCCGTGGCCTTGCGGCCTAAGGTGATGACCCGGGGATGCTCCAGAAGGAGGAGGGTGGGGGGGCGCTTGCCCTCCACCACCTCCCGGTGCACGGCCTTCTGGTACGCCCAGGCCTCCTCGTACGGCACCAGGCCGAGGTCTTCCACCCGGAACTCCACGTCCCTAAGGATACGCCCTAAGCCCCCAAAGGCCCAAGCCCCAGGGCACACTAGAGGAAACGAGCGATGAGGCGGTCCCGCCAGGGGGTGGGAAGGAACCGCAAAAGAAGGGTCTCCCGGATGCGGGCCGGGTGGGCCACCAGGTAGCGGGCCTTGGGGTTCGGGCTTTCCAGGGCCCTTAGCACCACCTCCGCCACCTTCTCAGGGGGAAGGCCCCTTTGGGCGTTCCGTTCCGCCAGGCGCCGGGCCACCTGCACGTAGCGGCCGTACACGCCCTCCGTGCCGGGAGGAGGGGGTTCCAGATACGCCTCGGCCCGCCTTAGGGAGCGCTCCCAGATGGGGGTGGCCACGGAGCCCGGTTCCACGAGGGAAACCCGGACGCCGAAGGGAAGGAGCTCCACCCGGAGGGCGTCCGCCAGGGCCTCGAGGGCAAACTTGCTGGCGGCGTAAGGCCCCATGAGGGGCAGGGCCACCAGGCCCGAAACCGAGCCCATGAGGACCAGGCGGCCCCGGCTTCGGCGGAGGAGGGGCAAAAAGGCCTTCACCGTGGCGAAGGTCCCGAGGACGTTTACCTCCAGGGCCTCGCGGAAGGCGGTCACCGGTACGAGTTCCAA
This genomic stretch from Thermus sp. LT1-2-5 harbors:
- a CDS encoding dihydrolipoamide acetyltransferase family protein codes for the protein MPKEILMPELAESVVEGEILKWLVEEGDYLKKDQPFVEVMTDKVTVELPSPYEGVLLKKLAKEGEVVKVHAPIALIAEPHEAAAPVQAVEERSIVEPGLPTKEEKEDLSLFKPDPTQVAVKNPFLNQTQPQEETRPQGRVLAVPAARKLARELGIPLEEVPGSGPLGRVRVEDVRAYAAKRAAPPAPPQEAPSPTPFPPPPRYTPPKGYEPLEERVPLRGVRRAIAQGLWQSHLYTVRTLNVDEADLTELVALRERLKPQAEAQGVKLTYLPFIVKAAVRALKKYPMLNASLDEERQEIVYKRYYHIGLAVATERGLVVPVVRDADRKSVLELAQIIAELSAKAREGRLSPEEVSGSTFTITNIGSVGATLSFPIINLPDAAILGVHSIRKRPWVMPDGSIQARDIMFLSLSFDHRLVDGAEAALFTREVIRLLENPDLLLLEM
- a CDS encoding alpha-ketoacid dehydrogenase subunit beta, whose translation is MALMTMVQALNRALDEEMAQDPRVVVLGEDVGKRGGVFLVTEGLLQKYGPDRVMDTPLSEAAIVGAALGMAAHGLRPVAEIQFADYIFPGFDQLVSQVAKLRYRSGGQFTAPLVIRMPSGGGVKGGHHHSQSPEAHFVHTAGLKVVAVSTPYDAKGLLKAAIRDEDPVVFLEPKRLYRSVKEEVPEEEYLLPLGKAALRREGKDLTLIGYGTVMPEVLQAAEELSKAGVSAEVLDLRSLMPWDYEAVMNSVAKTGRVVLVSDAPRHASFVSEVAATIAEDILDLLLAPPIRVTGFDTPYPYAQDKLYLPTVTRILNAAKRALDY
- a CDS encoding thiamine pyrophosphate-dependent dehydrogenase E1 component subunit alpha, which translates into the protein MVKETRRFQPFTPEPIRLLGEKGEWLGEFPLDLGEEKLRRLYRDMLAARMLDERYTILIRTGKTSFIAPAAGHEAAQVAIAHAIRPGFDWVFPYYRDHGLALALGIPLRELFGQMLATQADPNKGRQMPEHPGSKALNYFTVASPIASHVPPATGAALSMKLLGTGQVAVCTFGDGATSEGDWYAGINFAATQGAPAVFIAENNFYAISVDYSRQTHSPTLAEKAHAFGIPGYLVDGMDVLASYYVVKEAVERARLGGGPSLIELRVYRYGPHSSADDDSRYRPKEEVEAWRKRDPILRFQRFLEAQGLWSPEWEEALREEIRAELERGLKEAEEAGPVPPGWMLEDVFAEKPWHLKRQEALLQEEL
- the lipA gene encoding lipoyl synthase — translated: MKPKFEVVELLAPSGEVVELKVVKRGLAQARPEPVDRNKPAWLRATLPTGAKYQALKRTVEELRLHTVCQEALCPNVGECWTHGTLTVMILGDICTRACKFCAVHTGNPKGLVDLEEPRRVAEAIARLGIRYVVLTSVDRDDLPDGGASHFAATIRAIKEMAPGVLVEALTPDFQGDLKAVEAVLDAGPEVYAQNLETVRRLTPKVRDPRAGYEQTLKVLAHAKRYRSQVLTKSSLMLGLGETEEELLQAMRDLRAAGVDILTLGQYLRPTPAHLPVERYVPPEDFKKYEAWGYELGFKEVFSGPLVRSSYRADRVFLEATSR
- the lipB gene encoding lipoyl(octanoyl) transferase LipB — translated: MEFRVEDLGLVPYEEAWAYQKAVHREVVEGKRPPTLLLLEHPRVITLGRKATGENLLFPESWYRENGFALYWVERGGDVTYHGPGQLVGYPIFPVGREVRRFLRQIEEAIVKVAAAYGIAAYPTPGYAGVWVGEDKLCAIGVAVKEGVSFHGFALNVSTDLNDFSVIVPCGLKGKGVTSLERLLRRKVPMEEAKAKVVEAFAEVFGLVPRWERKASHEAQV
- the lpdA gene encoding dihydrolipoyl dehydrogenase, encoding MDAYDLIVIGTGPGGYHAAIRGAQLGLKVLAVEAAEVGGVCLNVGCIPTKALLHAAETLHHLKVGEGFGLKATPELDLGKLGSWRESVVKKLTGGVAALLKGNKVELVRGFARFAGPKEIEVNGRRYGAKSLILATGSEPASLPGFPFGEDVWDSTRALRVEEGIPGRLLVIGGGAVGLELGQIYHRLGAQVTLIEYMPEILPAGDPETAALLRRALEKEGLQVRTGTKAVGYEKKKDGLHVRLEAAQGGGGEEIVVDKILVAVGRKPRTEGLNLEKAGVALDAKGFVKVNARMETTAPGVYAIGDVARPPLLAHKAMKEGLVAAENAAGKDAAFDYQIPSVVYTSPEWAGVGLTEEEARRAGYRVRVGKFPFAASGRALTLGATEGLIKVVGDEETDLLLGVFIVGPQAGELIAEATLALEMAATVSDLALTVHAHPTLSEGLMEAAEAFHKQAIHILNR
- a CDS encoding NAD(P)-dependent oxidoreductase is translated as MEKVAFLGLGAMGYPMAGHLAKRFPTLVWNRTFAKASRHQEEFGSEAVPLERVAEARVIFTCLPTTKEVAEVAEALLPHLRPGTYWVDATSGEPEGSRRLAERLEEKGVTYLDAPVSGGTVGAERGTLTVMMGGPKEAVEQVRPFLAYAGKVVHVGPVGAGHAVKAINNALLAVNLWAAGEGLVALVRQGVSAEKALEVINASSGRSNATENLIPQRVLTRAFPKTFALGLLVKDLGIAMGVLEGAKDPSPLLRLTREVYEMAQRELSPEADHVEALKLLERWAGVEIR
- a CDS encoding DUF3054 domain-containing protein; the encoded protein is MGRPSPYLFLLDLLALLLFAALGLLSHGQAVTLGGLARNVLPVLFVWLLLSPFLGTYRRPSWRNLLLTWLLAFPSGLWLRQMVLGGSFGVGFFVFLGVAMVFSLLFLLFLRGLAKLLKLW
- a CDS encoding SDR family oxidoreductase; translation: MERQVLVTGAGSGIGRATARLLGQRGFRVYGGVRREEEAEALRAEGITPLLLDVTREEDLARAREALEEEGLYGLVANAGLAVAGPLELVPVTAFREALEVNVLGTFATVKAFLPLLRRSRGRLVLMGSVSGLVALPLMGPYAASKFALEALADALRVELLPFGVRVSLVEPGSVATPIWERSLRRAEAYLEPPPPGTEGVYGRYVQVARRLAERNAQRGLPPEKVAEVVLRALESPNPKARYLVAHPARIRETLLLRFLPTPWRDRLIARFL